In Candidatus Campbellbacteria bacterium, one DNA window encodes the following:
- a CDS encoding DEAD/DEAH box helicase, with the protein MDVNKFINKPEVVEEKQEEIPEHSSFNDFEVDERIKKNIIDKGFETPTPIQDKIIPHLLDGLDVVGIANTGTGKTAAFLIPLIDKVLKDPSENILIITPTRELAIQIHDELIELTKKTSVFGVCCVGGAPIERQIRAIERPYTKFVIGTPGRIEDLMDQDILDVSKYNSVVLDEADRMLDMGFIEDMRFILNHMPTERHTMFFSATFSKEIESLVDEFLNKPVRVSVKTGETAKNVEQDVIKIDQKVGKVNVLCELLNEPGFEKVLVFGRTKRGVENLSNALLKKGIKAGSIHGDKSQFQRQRALGLFKENQLQVLIATDVAARGLDISNISHVINFDLPATDEDYIHRIGRTGRADKKGKALTFVE; encoded by the coding sequence ATGGACGTAAATAAGTTTATAAATAAACCTGAAGTCGTAGAAGAAAAACAGGAAGAGATACCTGAGCATTCTTCATTTAATGATTTTGAGGTAGATGAGCGAATTAAGAAAAATATAATAGACAAGGGCTTCGAGACCCCGACTCCGATTCAAGACAAGATCATTCCCCATCTTCTTGATGGCCTTGATGTAGTTGGTATAGCAAATACCGGTACCGGCAAAACCGCTGCTTTCCTGATACCTCTGATCGATAAGGTTCTAAAGGATCCAAGCGAAAATATTCTGATCATTACACCTACTCGCGAGCTGGCTATTCAAATTCACGATGAACTTATTGAACTTACTAAAAAGACCAGTGTGTTCGGGGTATGTTGTGTCGGCGGAGCTCCTATTGAAAGACAGATAAGGGCGATCGAGCGACCTTACACGAAGTTCGTTATCGGGACTCCAGGACGGATCGAAGACCTGATGGATCAAGATATCCTTGACGTCTCAAAATATAACTCTGTTGTTCTAGACGAAGCAGATAGGATGCTTGATATGGGATTCATAGAAGACATGAGATTTATTCTAAATCATATGCCAACGGAGCGTCATACTATGTTCTTCTCGGCTACTTTTTCAAAAGAAATAGAATCATTGGTTGATGAGTTTTTGAACAAGCCGGTGAGAGTTTCTGTAAAAACTGGTGAAACAGCAAAAAACGTGGAGCAGGATGTCATAAAAATCGATCAAAAGGTTGGAAAGGTCAACGTACTTTGTGAACTTTTGAATGAACCTGGTTTTGAAAAGGTGCTCGTTTTTGGTAGGACCAAGCGAGGAGTGGAAAATCTTTCAAACGCCCTGTTGAAAAAGGGAATAAAGGCCGGCAGTATTCACGGAGACAAAAGTCAATTTCAAAGACAAAGAGCGCTCGGTTTGTTTAAGGAAAATCAACTTCAGGTCTTGATAGCCACTGACGTAGCGGCGCGTGGTCTGGATATTTCGAATATAAGTCACGTTATAAACTTTGACTTGCCGGCCACAGATGAAGATTATATTCATCGGATCGGTAGAACCGGCCGAGCAGACAAGAAAGGAAAAGCTCTAACGTTTGTTGAGTAA
- a CDS encoding prepilin-type N-terminal cleavage/methylation domain-containing protein, translated as MNRGFTLVELLGVIVIIGLLSGIILPQINGMREKGRDTERITDVKKMQTSLERYFDRNGEYPDVGSSKTYAVSGDSGDPSCYSGDSIAFPDSGLINLVNQGLISSLPRDPINESNHCYLYRKNYTCSGNMPSGQTTGYVLLFKPENFDTFGGDNGGENGALNWDDNNDWLCVES; from the coding sequence ATGAATAGAGGATTTACTCTGGTTGAACTTTTAGGGGTCATAGTTATCATTGGCCTCCTTAGTGGTATTATTCTTCCGCAGATAAACGGGATGAGAGAAAAAGGCCGAGACACGGAAAGGATCACTGATGTTAAAAAGATGCAGACATCACTTGAGCGCTATTTTGATAGAAACGGAGAGTATCCCGATGTTGGTTCCAGCAAAACATATGCTGTAAGTGGTGATTCAGGTGATCCTTCTTGTTATTCCGGTGATTCGATAGCATTTCCAGACTCGGGACTTATAAATTTGGTAAACCAAGGGCTTATCTCAAGTCTCCCGCGAGATCCTATAAATGAGTCCAATCACTGTTATTTGTACAGAAAAAATTACACATGTAGTGGTAATATGCCCTCGGGACAAACGACCGGATATGTGCTTTTGTTTAAACCGGAAAATTTTGACACATTTGGAGGCGACAATGGCGGAGAAAACGGCGCCTTGAACTGGGATGACAATAATGATTGGCTTTGCGTAGAATCATAG
- a CDS encoding DedA family protein, with protein MVDFITETISEGSYLGIALLMLVENIFPPIPSELIMPFAGFVAARGEMSVIGVVIAGTLGSVLGTFLWYIAARWFGERRVRAFALKFERWLTLTQKEIDDAQWWFDRKGWLAVLLGRLLPGIRTIISVPAGVARMPVYTFLLLTTIGSLVWVSILTILGLVLDAQYVLVEEWLDPVSKMILFGLIGWYVYRVVTYGMRSKGQKQTDNDSDNYTQL; from the coding sequence ATGGTTGATTTTATAACAGAGACCATATCTGAGGGGAGCTATCTGGGCATAGCTCTTTTGATGCTGGTTGAGAACATCTTCCCTCCGATACCTTCTGAGTTGATAATGCCCTTTGCTGGTTTTGTTGCCGCGCGAGGCGAGATGTCGGTTATTGGTGTTGTTATTGCGGGAACTCTTGGGTCCGTTCTAGGGACTTTTTTGTGGTACATCGCGGCTCGTTGGTTTGGTGAAAGGCGAGTGAGGGCTTTTGCTCTAAAATTTGAGCGCTGGCTTACGCTCACTCAAAAAGAGATCGACGACGCGCAATGGTGGTTTGATCGAAAGGGATGGTTAGCTGTTCTATTGGGCAGATTACTGCCGGGTATTCGCACAATAATTTCGGTTCCGGCGGGAGTCGCGCGTATGCCGGTGTATACGTTTCTTTTGCTTACAACGATAGGTTCTCTCGTCTGGGTTTCCATTCTTACAATTTTGGGTCTAGTTCTAGACGCGCAGTATGTTTTGGTGGAGGAATGGCTTGATCCGGTTTCTAAAATGATTTTATTTGGTCTTATAGGGTGGTATGTCTATAGGGTAGTAACATACGGAATGAGAAGTAAGGGTCAAAAACAAACTGATAATGACAGTGACAACTACACACAACTTTAA
- a CDS encoding ATP-binding cassette domain-containing protein produces the protein MSGNTIIRFDEVDFDFGYTKPILDEVSFTIRRGSKIALMGQNGAGKSTLFKLFTGEFKPHEGKITNDRNPSIAVAKQVIDTKDLDKTVRDYFQDAFEEVVYDIDPRIDEVLEIVNLEADKDKTLRKFSGGQKARLLLAFALIQKPDIILLDEPTNNLDKKGIEHLRDFLKNYQGTCVVISHDAEFLNYFTNGVLYLDVHTHKVEQYVGNYNDVVKEISSRIAAEERKNAQLKKGIQEKKDKANFFASKGGQMRARAKKMRVEASEMQESKVEIRKEDKVIPNFQIPLQENVPDTVVLFHTISLMKGGEEKEKKKRLELHKGDILLLKGPNGIGKTTFLEKFIETPTRFSEIGPEVKIGYYSQDFSRLDHDATVFEVLKRSAIENNEEKIRATAAKFLIGSDLIFKEIHTLSEGQKGLVSLARLVLEEPALIVLDEPTNHINFRHLPIIAKAVKDFKGVVILVSHNDSFVNEIGETKTLDLETI, from the coding sequence ATGTCTGGAAATACAATTATTCGTTTTGACGAAGTAGATTTCGATTTTGGTTATACAAAGCCGATATTGGATGAGGTTAGTTTTACTATCCGTCGCGGCTCTAAGATCGCTTTGATGGGACAGAATGGCGCCGGAAAGAGTACTCTTTTCAAGTTATTTACCGGTGAATTTAAACCTCATGAAGGAAAGATAACCAACGACCGAAATCCCTCAATTGCTGTCGCGAAGCAAGTGATAGACACGAAAGATCTCGATAAAACAGTTCGTGATTATTTTCAGGATGCTTTTGAGGAGGTTGTGTATGATATAGATCCGCGCATAGACGAAGTTCTTGAAATAGTTAATCTCGAAGCTGATAAGGATAAAACGCTTAGGAAATTTTCCGGTGGTCAGAAAGCGCGTTTGCTCTTAGCTTTTGCTCTGATACAGAAACCGGATATTATACTTCTTGATGAACCGACGAACAATCTCGACAAGAAAGGAATAGAGCACCTGAGAGATTTTCTAAAAAATTACCAAGGAACATGTGTGGTCATTTCTCACGACGCTGAGTTTCTCAACTACTTTACTAACGGCGTGCTCTATTTGGATGTGCATACTCATAAGGTAGAGCAATATGTTGGAAACTATAACGATGTAGTGAAAGAAATATCTTCGCGGATCGCGGCAGAAGAGAGAAAAAACGCACAACTTAAAAAGGGTATACAGGAAAAGAAAGACAAGGCCAACTTTTTTGCCAGCAAAGGAGGGCAAATGCGAGCTCGCGCAAAAAAGATGCGCGTAGAAGCAAGCGAGATGCAAGAATCCAAGGTTGAGATCAGGAAAGAGGATAAAGTGATACCCAATTTTCAAATACCATTACAGGAAAATGTTCCGGACACAGTTGTGCTCTTTCACACGATTTCCCTTATGAAGGGCGGTGAAGAAAAGGAAAAGAAAAAGCGTCTTGAGCTGCACAAAGGTGACATTTTGTTACTAAAAGGACCAAACGGTATAGGAAAGACAACATTTCTCGAAAAGTTCATTGAAACTCCAACGCGGTTTTCTGAGATAGGTCCTGAAGTTAAAATTGGATACTACTCGCAAGATTTTTCTCGCCTTGATCATGACGCAACCGTTTTTGAAGTGCTGAAAAGATCAGCAATTGAAAACAATGAAGAGAAAATTCGTGCCACGGCGGCAAAATTCCTCATCGGCTCGGATCTTATTTTTAAGGAAATACACACACTCTCTGAAGGTCAGAAGGGATTGGTTTCGCTCGCAAGGTTGGTCCTTGAGGAGCCCGCTCTTATAGTCTTGGACGAGCCCACGAATCATATAAATTTCCGCCATTTGCCAATAATTGCCAAAGCGGTTAAAGATTTTAAGGGAGTAGTTATCTTGGTTTCTCACAACGACAGTTTTGTGAATGAAATAGGAGAGACAAAGACTCTTGATTTGGAAACAATATAG